A window from Nitrospiraceae bacterium encodes these proteins:
- a CDS encoding efflux RND transporter permease subunit, translating into MWLTLLALRNRIGILMLSLAMVVLGATSLQRLPVDLFPNIQVPVAFVGVIYKGAPPLDIEQSVIYPIEKAVSSASNVEHVESFAKQGIGGVQIWFNWGADINVGQMEVMQRITQILNSLPPGILQPFIVKFDVSNIPVSFVTVSSDDLDERALYDLAFNTIAPQIEQIANVAAATVEGGKIRQININLDPALLNARSLSILDVVRAVKASNLILPSGDIKAGNLDYNVFTNNQFRTVAPIQDVIVKVNQQGNPVRVRDIGTVTDSSDIQTNVVRTDGKRAVYLRVNKQPIANTVEVVDALRKALPRMIGIPPGVKLGISFDQSVYIRQSINNLIEQALHGSVLAAAVILIFLRNLTSTLIISVAIPLSIMVTFIVLYFTGQTLNVFTLGGLALGIGRLVDDSIVELENIQRHLNTTPRRWEAILEAAREVAMPIFASTVTTVVVFLPIFFVVGISRLLLIPLTLTIAIALFTSFFVSRTVTPALCYKFLKPEREAHQSMPAWFVRVMNWSRKQYEWLDKGYEDSLRWVLAHRRLLIVGIVLLFATSLALLPMIGTEFLPVSDESQFRIVLRAPVGQRVEKTEQQVAEVERVLRENIAPHELETIVSSTGVLAQGRSSLFNPNTGPHTSVISVYLVSPDKRTRNQVEIMNEVRPKAVKLFPGVALFFDPGGLVKRVTSFGSQKAVDVEIYGYDFERARTVIRQVENIMHQVQGLADIEVSREENYPEVNVVVDREKAALLGISETDVANAVLFSLNGNGQTDPIIYTDPQNGNEYYISAWLAEEHRKDLTDIENIILTARNGEPVLLKNVASLKLNAGPVKIDRKYFQRVIHITANPVNRDLGAIASDLEDEFAKLQLPTGFSIRLAGQIQQQRETFEGLFFATVLALVLVYMVMAAQFKSLIDPFIIMFSVPMGFPGVILVLFLTNTTLSTTSMMGIIMMLGIVVSNGVLLVDYTNVLRRKGLALRETVVVAARTRLRPILMTSLATVFGLLPMAIGWGTGGETNAPLARAVVGGLSVSTLLTLFLVPTMYMILEERFPRQLREEQSEAAVLPVQTQAEPAFR; encoded by the coding sequence ATGTGGCTGACGCTCCTGGCGCTCAGGAATCGCATCGGCATCTTGATGTTGTCGCTCGCGATGGTGGTGCTCGGTGCCACCTCGCTGCAACGACTGCCGGTCGACTTATTTCCCAACATTCAGGTTCCCGTCGCCTTTGTCGGCGTGATCTATAAGGGCGCCCCGCCGCTCGACATCGAGCAAAGCGTCATCTACCCCATCGAGAAGGCCGTCAGCTCTGCCTCGAACGTTGAGCACGTAGAATCGTTTGCCAAGCAGGGTATCGGAGGGGTTCAGATCTGGTTCAACTGGGGCGCGGACATCAATGTGGGTCAGATGGAGGTCATGCAACGCATCACGCAGATCCTAAACAGTTTGCCGCCCGGGATTCTCCAGCCGTTCATTGTTAAATTCGACGTGTCCAATATTCCAGTCTCCTTCGTCACGGTCTCCAGCGACGACCTCGATGAACGGGCGCTGTACGACCTCGCCTTCAATACGATTGCGCCGCAAATCGAGCAGATCGCCAACGTCGCCGCCGCCACCGTTGAAGGCGGTAAGATCCGCCAGATCAACATCAACCTCGATCCAGCCCTGCTGAACGCGCGAAGCCTCTCAATCCTTGATGTCGTAAGAGCAGTGAAGGCGTCGAACCTGATCCTGCCTTCGGGCGACATTAAGGCCGGCAATCTTGACTACAACGTCTTTACCAATAACCAGTTCCGCACGGTTGCTCCGATCCAGGACGTGATCGTTAAAGTGAACCAGCAGGGCAACCCGGTGCGTGTCCGTGACATCGGTACCGTAACGGATTCCTCGGACATTCAAACGAACGTGGTCCGGACGGACGGTAAGCGAGCGGTGTACTTGCGGGTGAACAAACAGCCGATCGCCAACACGGTGGAAGTCGTTGATGCTCTGCGGAAGGCGCTGCCCAGGATGATCGGGATCCCGCCGGGCGTGAAACTCGGTATCTCGTTTGACCAGTCTGTCTATATTCGCCAGTCGATCAACAATCTCATCGAACAGGCATTGCACGGCTCTGTGCTGGCCGCTGCGGTCATTCTCATTTTTCTCCGAAATCTGACGAGCACGCTGATCATTTCCGTGGCCATTCCGCTGTCGATCATGGTGACGTTCATCGTGCTGTATTTTACCGGCCAAACCCTGAACGTCTTCACCTTGGGGGGCCTGGCGCTCGGCATCGGACGGCTCGTGGACGATTCGATCGTGGAACTGGAAAACATTCAGCGCCATTTGAATACCACGCCACGTCGATGGGAGGCGATCCTCGAAGCAGCTCGAGAAGTGGCGATGCCGATCTTCGCCTCCACGGTGACGACGGTGGTCGTCTTCCTCCCGATCTTCTTCGTGGTTGGCATCTCGCGTTTGCTGCTGATTCCACTGACCCTCACCATCGCCATCGCTCTCTTCACCTCCTTCTTCGTTTCGCGCACCGTCACGCCAGCCCTGTGTTACAAATTCCTCAAACCCGAGCGAGAGGCTCATCAATCGATGCCGGCTTGGTTCGTCCGAGTGATGAACTGGAGCCGGAAGCAGTATGAGTGGCTCGACAAAGGGTATGAGGATTCCTTGCGTTGGGTGCTCGCCCACCGGCGCCTTCTCATTGTCGGCATCGTGCTCCTTTTCGCCACCTCGCTGGCGTTGCTGCCGATGATCGGCACAGAGTTTTTGCCTGTTTCCGACGAGAGCCAGTTCCGCATCGTGTTACGCGCACCGGTCGGCCAGCGGGTCGAGAAAACCGAGCAACAAGTCGCCGAAGTCGAACGGGTGTTGCGGGAAAACATCGCTCCGCACGAATTGGAAACCATCGTCTCAAGCACCGGCGTGCTGGCCCAGGGCCGCTCTTCATTGTTCAACCCCAACACAGGTCCTCATACGTCAGTGATCTCCGTCTACCTGGTCTCACCCGATAAGCGCACCAGGAATCAAGTTGAGATCATGAATGAAGTTCGGCCGAAAGCGGTCAAGCTCTTTCCCGGTGTCGCACTGTTTTTTGACCCGGGTGGACTCGTCAAGCGCGTCACCAGCTTCGGATCGCAGAAAGCGGTGGATGTGGAGATCTACGGGTACGACTTCGAGCGCGCGCGCACCGTCATCCGGCAGGTGGAGAACATCATGCACCAAGTTCAGGGGCTCGCGGACATCGAAGTCAGTCGCGAGGAGAACTATCCCGAAGTCAATGTCGTGGTCGACCGCGAGAAAGCCGCTCTCCTCGGCATCAGTGAGACCGACGTGGCAAATGCCGTCCTCTTTTCTCTCAACGGTAACGGCCAGACTGATCCGATCATCTATACCGATCCTCAAAACGGCAACGAGTACTATATCAGCGCCTGGCTGGCAGAAGAGCACCGCAAAGATCTCACCGATATCGAAAACATCATCCTCACGGCCAGAAACGGCGAGCCGGTGCTGCTCAAGAACGTGGCGTCGTTAAAATTGAACGCCGGGCCGGTCAAAATCGATCGCAAGTATTTCCAGCGGGTGATCCACATCACCGCGAATCCCGTCAACCGAGACCTCGGCGCGATCGCCTCCGACCTGGAAGACGAGTTTGCGAAGCTGCAATTGCCGACGGGGTTCAGCATTCGATTGGCGGGGCAGATACAGCAACAGCGCGAGACCTTTGAAGGATTGTTCTTTGCGACCGTTCTGGCCTTGGTGCTGGTCTACATGGTCATGGCGGCGCAGTTCAAATCGCTCATCGATCCTTTCATTATCATGTTTTCAGTCCCGATGGGGTTCCCCGGCGTGATTCTGGTGTTGTTCCTCACGAACACGACGCTCTCCACTACTTCCATGATGGGCATTATCATGATGCTTGGCATCGTGGTCTCGAACGGCGTGTTGCTGGTTGATTACACCAACGTCTTGCGACGCAAGGGATTGGCACTGCGCGAAACGGTTGTGGTGGCGGCCCGAACGCGGTTACGCCCTATTCTCATGACCTCGCTGGCAACGGTCTTCGGGCTCCTTCCGATGGCCATCGGCTGGGGCACGGGGGGCGAAACGAATGCACCGCTGGCGCGCGCCGTGGTGGGAGGGCTCAGTGTCTCAACCCTGCTTACTCTCTTCCTCGTTCCGACGATGTACATGATCCTGGAGGAACGGTTCCCGCGACAGCTTCGAGAAGAGCAGTCAGAAGCAGCCGTGCTGCCCGTGCAGACACAAGCGGAACCGGCTTTTCGCTGA
- a CDS encoding SCP2 sterol-binding domain-containing protein, protein MTPKTIKEFFYSLPAKLDREAAEDLDAVYQFDLSGPQGGQYLVRIQNGTCTVEEGAHVDPHVTLAMASEDCVKVLNGQLSGPAIAMSGRLQISGDIGLAIQLKSLFPSVG, encoded by the coding sequence ATGACACCCAAAACCATCAAAGAGTTCTTTTACTCGCTTCCAGCCAAGCTCGACAGGGAGGCTGCGGAAGATCTCGATGCGGTCTACCAGTTTGATCTCAGCGGACCGCAGGGCGGGCAGTATCTTGTCCGGATCCAGAATGGGACCTGCACCGTCGAAGAAGGAGCCCATGTTGATCCTCATGTCACGCTCGCCATGGCCAGCGAGGATTGCGTGAAGGTCTTGAACGGTCAGCTGAGCGGTCCTGCAATTGCCATGTCGGGCCGCCTTCAAATCAGCGGGGACATCGGGCTGGCGATACAGTTGAAATCCCTCTTCCCGTCGGTAGGCTAG
- a CDS encoding S-adenosylmethionine decarboxylase: MSIPSGPESTILPTNVPTTSSIPIRDMVGAGKAWGLCTAVDLQDCNPDLIRDPEQIKRYVIELCELIGMQRFGECQVVNFGEGRVAGYSMVQLISTSLISGHFANDTNSAYLDIFSCKGYDPATVEAFSKEFFGARRSTATATLRY; the protein is encoded by the coding sequence ATGAGTATCCCGTCCGGTCCCGAGTCCACTATCTTACCTACTAACGTCCCAACCACCTCGTCGATTCCGATCCGCGACATGGTCGGAGCCGGCAAGGCGTGGGGACTCTGCACCGCTGTCGACCTCCAAGATTGCAATCCCGATCTCATTCGCGACCCTGAGCAGATCAAGCGCTACGTGATCGAGCTTTGTGAGCTGATTGGTATGCAGCGTTTCGGCGAGTGTCAGGTGGTCAATTTCGGCGAAGGCCGTGTCGCCGGTTATTCCATGGTACAGCTGATTTCAACATCGTTGATCAGCGGCCACTTTGCCAACGATACGAACAGTGCCTACCTCGATATTTTCAGCTGCAAAGGCTATGACCCGGCCACCGTCGAAGCCTTTTCGAAGGAATTCTTCGGTGCTCGTCGCAGTACGGCGACTGCCACGCTGCGGTATTAG
- a CDS encoding FAD-binding oxidoreductase gives MGIRTYTATVSRVQDLTHDVRELELTLVEPPTILFKPGQFISFEVPKKGFPLPVVRPYSIVSPPSQENRVTLLFNLVPDGPGSTYLYSLRIGDHTTFKGPAGSFWLKDNTRDLLFVATGTGIAPIRSMVAAQLERGTAQAVTLFWGLRSQRDLYYQEELFGLARQFPKFSFVTTLSRPEAGWTGMTGRVTTLVRERVASVRNMAVYLCGNSGMIQEVTALIQARGLCPIHKEKYYDDRGEPTD, from the coding sequence ATGGGTATCCGCACATACACTGCGACAGTCAGCCGAGTCCAAGACCTGACTCACGATGTTCGGGAACTCGAGCTGACCCTGGTCGAACCGCCGACCATCTTGTTCAAGCCCGGCCAATTTATCTCTTTCGAGGTTCCGAAGAAAGGGTTCCCTCTGCCCGTCGTGAGGCCCTATTCGATCGTCTCCCCACCCTCCCAAGAGAATAGGGTCACCCTGCTCTTCAATCTGGTGCCGGACGGTCCCGGCTCAACCTATCTCTATAGTCTGCGAATCGGCGATCACACCACGTTCAAGGGACCGGCTGGGTCCTTCTGGTTGAAGGATAACACGCGGGATCTCCTGTTTGTCGCCACAGGAACCGGCATTGCACCGATTCGCTCCATGGTTGCAGCCCAGCTTGAGCGGGGGACAGCGCAGGCCGTGACATTATTCTGGGGCCTGCGGAGCCAGAGGGATCTCTACTATCAGGAGGAATTGTTCGGGCTAGCCAGGCAATTTCCCAAGTTCTCCTTCGTCACGACTCTGTCGCGCCCGGAGGCGGGATGGACCGGTATGACCGGACGGGTGACCACGCTCGTGCGAGAGCGAGTCGCGTCAGTCCGCAACATGGCGGTGTATCTCTGCGGTAACAGCGGCATGATTCAGGAAGTCACGGCTCTCATCCAGGCGCGCGGGCTCTGCCCCATTCACAAAGAAAAGTACTACGACGACCGTGGTGAGCCGACGGATTAG
- a CDS encoding DUF1499 domain-containing protein, whose product MSLRTLAPCPSSPNCVSTQAKDAGHAIAPYRYRKSKAEAKEALKEIVRSLPRTKLVEEDEAYLHYEFTSFLFRFVDDVEFLLDDQTKTVHFRSASRTGYGDFGVNRRRMEEIRSLAEGKL is encoded by the coding sequence ATGAGCCTCAGAACATTGGCTCCCTGCCCATCCAGCCCCAACTGCGTGTCGACGCAGGCGAAAGATGCTGGTCACGCCATTGCACCGTATCGCTATCGCAAATCAAAGGCGGAGGCGAAGGAGGCTTTGAAGGAGATCGTTCGTTCCCTGCCGCGCACCAAGCTCGTCGAAGAAGACGAGGCCTACCTCCACTATGAATTCACCAGCTTCTTGTTTCGTTTTGTCGATGATGTCGAGTTTCTCCTCGACGACCAGACCAAGACGGTTCACTTTCGCTCCGCCTCCCGAACCGGCTACGGCGATTTTGGTGTGAACCGGCGACGGATGGAAGAGATCAGGTCGCTGGCTGAAGGAAAGCTATAG
- a CDS encoding DUF2914 domain-containing protein, producing the protein MSPVAKIQSLLAKPFMPAVFFLSGVTYDTLTLTRIDRLQDNLILLLYLSLLGALIVLAGRLGVGPVEVGEPEHPTKFVRLLVRARPYYPMAMQFLLGGLFSAYAVFYSRSATLTRTGIFMGVLILLLVGNEFLRDRLSNLRLLVALYALTCFSFFTFFLPVMIGTIGTWVFLLGAILSVAVTLRVVHLIYQRNPERSKNEARMVGAPAVALVGLLVGFYFLNWIPPVPLSMKFGGMYREVQKQNDHFVLSYDREWYQVWKQSQNPFPADEPIYCFTAVFAPVALDTTVFHHWYYRATSDKPFAHADRIPIKIAGGREGGYRAYTFKQRLDPGDWRVDIETEDGRVIGRVSVVVEERGETRPTPRTLSY; encoded by the coding sequence ATGAGCCCGGTGGCGAAGATCCAATCCCTCCTGGCCAAGCCCTTCATGCCAGCCGTGTTCTTTCTCTCGGGCGTCACCTATGACACCCTGACCCTCACTCGCATCGATCGTCTTCAGGATAATCTTATCCTCTTGCTCTATCTCTCGCTCCTCGGAGCCTTGATCGTACTCGCCGGTCGCCTGGGCGTGGGGCCGGTTGAAGTAGGAGAACCTGAGCACCCCACGAAGTTCGTGCGACTTCTGGTCCGAGCCAGACCGTACTATCCGATGGCGATGCAATTTCTGTTGGGCGGGCTCTTCAGCGCGTATGCCGTATTCTATTCGCGAAGCGCCACACTCACGCGAACCGGGATATTCATGGGCGTGCTCATTCTGTTACTCGTCGGTAACGAATTTTTGCGCGATCGTCTCTCGAACCTGCGTCTGCTCGTGGCGCTGTATGCCCTTACCTGTTTCAGCTTTTTCACGTTCTTTCTGCCGGTCATGATCGGCACCATCGGGACCTGGGTGTTTCTGCTGGGAGCCATCCTCAGTGTGGCCGTCACCCTGCGGGTGGTGCACCTGATCTATCAGCGCAATCCGGAACGATCGAAGAACGAAGCGCGAATGGTGGGGGCACCGGCTGTTGCGCTGGTCGGTCTGCTGGTCGGGTTCTATTTCTTGAATTGGATTCCGCCCGTGCCGCTTTCCATGAAGTTTGGCGGGATGTATCGAGAAGTGCAAAAACAGAACGACCACTTTGTGCTCAGTTACGATCGCGAGTGGTATCAGGTGTGGAAACAGTCGCAGAACCCTTTCCCAGCCGATGAACCGATCTATTGCTTTACGGCGGTCTTCGCGCCGGTTGCCCTGGACACGACCGTGTTTCACCATTGGTACTACCGGGCGACCAGCGACAAGCCTTTTGCGCATGCTGACAGAATTCCCATTAAGATTGCTGGCGGCCGCGAGGGTGGATACCGGGCCTATACGTTCAAACAGCGCCTCGATCCCGGCGACTGGCGCGTGGATATCGAGACCGAAGATGGGCGTGTGATCGGACGTGTCTCGGTAGTGGTGGAAGAGCGAGGAGAGACACGGCCGACTCCGAGGACGCTGTCGTATTAG